The following proteins come from a genomic window of Paenibacillus sp. CAA11:
- a CDS encoding alpha/beta fold hydrolase: protein MTVDVLRRNNVRVIGSGSKTLVFAHGFGCDQDMWRYMVPDFESDYRIVLFDYVGSGQSQIDYYDPVKYSTLQGYAQDVTEIMNTLKLEDAVFVGHSVSSMIGMLAAIRNPGFFGRIVMLGPSPRYINDLPEYYGGFDQSDIEELLEMMQMNFIGWASYMAPMVMQNPERKELTEELERSFCSRDPHIARQFAEVTFYSDCRSELSKCPVPSLILQCSDDSIAPLEVGDYLHAQLKNSQLIQMTAKGHYPHLSQPQETSRLIRAYLTTTEVMERCQDHG from the coding sequence ATGACAGTTGATGTCCTTAGACGAAATAATGTTCGTGTCATTGGCTCAGGCTCCAAGACCCTTGTCTTTGCTCATGGCTTTGGCTGTGATCAAGATATGTGGCGTTATATGGTTCCTGATTTTGAGAGCGATTACCGGATCGTTCTGTTTGATTATGTGGGCTCAGGCCAATCTCAAATTGACTATTATGACCCTGTAAAATACAGCACATTGCAAGGCTATGCACAGGATGTTACAGAGATTATGAATACTCTGAAATTGGAGGATGCTGTCTTCGTCGGGCACTCGGTCAGCAGCATGATCGGGATGCTGGCAGCGATCAGAAATCCCGGCTTCTTCGGCCGGATTGTAATGCTCGGTCCTTCTCCGCGCTACATTAACGACCTGCCTGAGTATTATGGGGGATTTGACCAGAGCGATATCGAAGAATTGCTTGAAATGATGCAAATGAACTTCATTGGCTGGGCCAGCTATATGGCGCCCATGGTCATGCAGAATCCGGAGAGAAAGGAATTAACCGAGGAGCTTGAGCGGAGTTTTTGCTCCAGGGACCCTCATATCGCCCGGCAATTTGCCGAGGTTACGTTCTACTCAGACTGCCGCTCAGAGCTTTCTAAATGTCCGGTCCCTTCTCTTATCCTTCAGTGCTCGGATGACAGCATAGCTCCCTTGGAGGTAGGCGATTACTTGCATGCGCAGCTTAAGAACAGCCAATTGATACAGATGACAGCCAAGGGGCATTATCCCCATTTAAGCCAGCCCCAAGAAACAAGCCGCTTGATCAGAGCGTATTTGACTACGACGGAAGTCATGGAGAGATGCCAAGATCATGGATAA
- a CDS encoding pyrimidine-nucleoside phosphorylase — protein MRMVDLIAKKRDGKELSKEEIDFIIQGYTKGEIPDYQVSAMAMAIYFQDMTPRERADLTMAMVNSGDTIDLSAIEGVKVDKHSTGGVGDTTTLVLAPLVAALDIPVAKMSGRGLGHTGGTIDKLEAIQGFHVEITEDEFVKLVNDSKIAVIGQTGNLTPADKKLYALRDVTATVNSIPLIASSIMSKKIAAGSDAIVLDVKTGAGAFMKTAEDARELASAMVSIGNQVGRKTMAVISDMSQPLGFAIGNSLEVKEAIDTLRGQGPKDLEELCLALGRQMVYLAGKAASLEEAEEKLREVIRSGKALEKFKEFLRNQGGDDSVVDHPEKLPTAAYKIEVPAKTDGVVAEIVADEIGTAAMLLGAGRATKESEIDLAVGLMLNKKVGDKVKAGESLVTIHANTENVDQVMQKIYDNIRIADHAEAPVLVHGIVTE, from the coding sequence ATGAGAATGGTAGATCTTATAGCCAAGAAACGGGATGGCAAGGAACTTAGTAAAGAGGAAATTGATTTTATTATACAGGGCTATACGAAGGGAGAGATCCCCGACTATCAGGTTAGTGCCATGGCCATGGCGATTTACTTCCAGGATATGACGCCTCGTGAACGTGCTGACCTGACGATGGCCATGGTGAATTCAGGCGATACGATTGATTTGTCCGCGATTGAGGGCGTTAAGGTAGATAAACACTCTACAGGCGGCGTAGGGGATACCACTACTTTGGTGCTGGCTCCTCTCGTAGCTGCGCTGGATATCCCGGTAGCGAAGATGTCAGGCCGTGGGCTTGGACATACCGGAGGAACGATCGACAAGCTGGAAGCGATTCAAGGATTCCATGTGGAAATTACAGAAGATGAGTTCGTGAAGCTGGTGAATGATTCTAAGATTGCGGTGATTGGACAGACAGGCAACCTAACACCAGCGGACAAGAAACTGTATGCCCTTCGGGACGTGACTGCCACGGTTAATTCGATTCCGCTGATTGCAAGCTCTATTATGAGCAAGAAGATCGCCGCCGGTTCCGATGCGATTGTCCTGGATGTAAAAACCGGGGCTGGGGCGTTTATGAAGACTGCTGAGGATGCAAGGGAACTGGCCAGCGCAATGGTCAGCATCGGCAATCAGGTTGGCCGCAAGACGATGGCTGTGATCTCGGATATGAGCCAGCCGCTGGGCTTTGCCATCGGCAACTCCCTCGAGGTCAAGGAAGCGATCGACACCTTGCGGGGTCAAGGGCCGAAGGATCTGGAGGAGCTGTGTCTTGCGCTTGGACGCCAAATGGTGTATTTGGCGGGCAAGGCGGCTTCGCTGGAGGAAGCCGAAGAGAAGCTGCGCGAAGTGATTCGCAGCGGCAAGGCGCTGGAGAAATTCAAGGAATTCCTCCGCAACCAGGGCGGAGATGATTCCGTGGTCGATCATCCAGAGAAGCTGCCTACCGCAGCGTACAAAATCGAAGTTCCAGCCAAGACGGATGGAGTGGTCGCCGAGATCGTCGCTGATGAAATCGGCACGGCGGCAATGCTGCTCGGAGCCGGACGGGCGACCAAGGAGTCTGAGATTGACTTAGCTGTTGGGCTTATGCTGAACAAGAAGGTCGGAGACAAGGTTAAGGCTGGTGAGTCACTGGTAACGATCCATGCCAATACCGAGAATGTGGATCAGGTGATGCAGAAGATTTACGACAACATTCGGATCGCAGACCATGCAGAGGCTCCTGTGTTGGTACACGGGATTGTAACGGAATAG